The DNA segment TGTAGtaggtatattaaaaattgatgtATATCTtagtatatagaatatttaattagttattttgcAGGAAATCAGTTCATTAAATTTGTTGTCTGTTTCTAGCCCAACTATGTTACtccaaaaaatgaaatataaaaaatgtataaaaatagtatgtttaatttaaaagtaaatgttttattgtaaatgttatttatgtatgtaatattatttacattatcgaTTACAAgcacagtaataataatacacataatCTAATATCTTTAAAAGTTATGTATGTAAACATTCTATTTATTCGCGTGTGTTCTTGAAATTGAGATGGCTATAGCGTCTCCATTGACGCTTTTTGCATTACTGATTGCTGAATTTTCACCTTTACAATTATCACAAGGTTCTTTAGGGGATTCATTTTGTCCATCGTTGTATTGTTGGTACGAGGGTCCTGGTCCTTCTGGCAGACTTGGTTCGTGGTGACGGTGGTGTTGATGGTGCCAGATTGTGGGTGGTGGTGGCGGTGGTCGCGGCGGCGGAGGTGGTggaggtggccaatatgctcgtggTACAGGCGGCGGCGGAGGTGGCCAATGTGGTCGATAGGGTGGCGGTGGTGGTGGCCAATGAGGTCGATCGGGTGGCGGTGGCGGAGGTGGAGCTGGCTGTGGATCGCAGTAATATGGCGATCTTTTCAATCTCTCTATTATCGTACCATCTGAAATgttgttgaatatattatttaaaatattattttatttagcacaATTGCATCACCGACatgtatttaatgtaattaaattgatgatttataattagatgatattaatttcatttaaaacgcTATCACAGATTAGTCTTAGCTCACGTCTCAATAATAGTTTTTCAAGATAATaatcaaattgaatatatttaaaactcaattaaattattatagtttatcattaaaccaaataaatttCTGTTTCTCAGTTTATTCGTTGTATCGCAACGCTTAGTATTATTATTCAGAAAGTCAAGTCAATTTTGAACGTTTTGTTGAATGTTAGATTAAAGTTGTAACGACTTAcacaatgtaaacaaaattacattttaaatatttcaatcaagACTTCTTTTATAACATTCACATTTCTTaagcatttaataatttatctctttctttcatcattgatttgatattcgaaagaagaagacagagcatttttttaaccaataccatttatgtttaaattttatttgttaatcaaaaaacaaaaatgactataaattctattattgaattgaataattgtacttataatatagtacttataatatagtactggtggtagggctttgtgcaagctcgtctgggtaggtaccacccactcatcagatattctaccgcaaaacagcaatacttgatattgttgtgttccggtttgaagggtgagtgagccagtgtaattacaggcacaagggacataaaatcttagttcccaaggttggtggcgcattggatatgtaagcgatggttgacatttcttacaatgccaatgtctaagagcgttggtgaccacttaccatcaggtggcccatatgctcgtccgccttcctattctataaaaaaaaaaaaaaaatattgtaaattatatagtattatataattatagtatataatatattgtaatattatatataattgtattatccGCTTTAAAAAATAGGAAAAGTTTATTAAGCCAGTCTTATTACCAAGAGAGCAAAACTTTAGAAAACATTATGTACTTAAACGAATTTAAGTATAGGTACAGTACTGAAATAAGAACagtatcaaataattattaaacacttACGTTTTAAACTAAGAGGTGAACAATGACTAACAAAAACGACTGTAAACAAGACGAGCCCCAGTCGAAGCATTTTGGTACTATGATTAAAAACTTCatatgttacattttatattcataccAACAACACAAATACTGCGAAACGCTGCCATCACAAATGtgtgataatttattatgtcaatttaaactACGTgcgaattaatatattttgtacttgTCTGTTTCCATGcatttatttacgtaatatttgataatgtttatCACAATATACCTAAGCGGGAAATTACCCTAGGTATTTAGAAATTCCCCAAATTAAAAGTTCTtcaatataatagtaaataaaatgttttatgaggGGATTAATGTATtgttaccgtaaccgtaacagcctgtgagtgtcccactgctgggctaaaggcctcctctcctctttttgaggagaaggtttggagcttattccaccacgctgctccaatgcgggttggtggaatacacatgtggcagaatttcagtgaaattagacacatgcaggtttcctcacgatgttttccttcaccgtaaagcacgagatgaattataatcgcaaattaagcacatgaaaattcagtggtgcttgcccg comes from the Nymphalis io chromosome 1, ilAglIoxx1.1, whole genome shotgun sequence genome and includes:
- the LOC126769563 gene encoding uncharacterized protein LOC126769563; protein product: MLRLGLVLFTVVFVSHCSPLSLKHGTIIERLKRSPYYCDPQPAPPPPPPPDRPHWPPPPPPYRPHWPPPPPPVPRAYWPPPPPPPPRPPPPPPTIWHHQHHRHHEPSLPEGPGPSYQQYNDGQNESPKEPCDNCKGENSAISNAKSVNGDAIAISISRTHANK